From a single Pseudoliparis swirei isolate HS2019 ecotype Mariana Trench chromosome 12, NWPU_hadal_v1, whole genome shotgun sequence genomic region:
- the chrna2b gene encoding neuronal acetylcholine receptor subunit alpha-2 isoform X2: MGHDHLFSARTAALYLLLLCGSGLCYEKTHSHAEDELFKTLFAGYNKWSRPVPNISDVVIVKFGLSIAQLIDVDEKNQMMTTNVWLKQEWNDYKLRWKPSDYDNVTSIRVPSELIWVPDIVLYNNADGEFAVTHMTKAHLFHTGKVRWVPPAIYKSSCSIDVTFFPFDQQNCKMKFGSWTYDKAKIDLERTENTVDLNNYWESGEWAIINAVGTYNTKKYDCCHEIYPDITYFFIIRRLPLFYTINLIIPCLLISCLTVLVFYLPSDCGEKITLCISVLLSLTVFLLLITEIIPSTSLVIPLIGEYLLFTMIFVTLSIVITVFMLNVHHRSPSTHRMPRWVHSVFLNLIPRWLFMRRPAPDDRRRRRLLLSQQEAARARRRGRIGGYDAGNCLSTSATWSGDGAASEDHDGSPYEDLELGTLTSYFSFRPPSPRPPGTTPPPQQKHPQSGQKQQDGPAGTKRLLTGARVKPTQRPAAADPTFLLSPSVLRALEGVHYIAEHLRAEDANFSVKEDWKYVAMVIDRIFLWMFIIVCLLGTIGLFLPPWLAGMI; the protein is encoded by the exons ATGGGACACGACCACCTGTTCTCTGCGAGGACGGCTGCTCTCTACCTGCTGCTCTTGTGCGGGTCAG GTCTTTGTTACGAGAAGACCCACTCGCACGCCGAGGATGAGCTCTTCAAGACGCTGTTCGCTGGTTACAACAAGTGGTCCAGACCCGTGCCCAACATCTCCGACGTCGTCATTGTCAAGTTTGGACTGTCCATCGCACAACTCATCGATGTG GATGAGAAGAACCAAATGATGACAACCAACGTTTGGCTTAAACAG GAGTGGAACGACTACAAACTACGCTGGAAACCGTCCGACTATGACAACGTGACGTCCATCAGAGTGCCCTCAGAGCTCATATGGGTCCCAGACATTGTCCTCTACAACAA CGCTGATGGAGAGTTCGCCgtgacccacatgaccaaagCCCACCTCTTCCACACGGGTAAAGTCCGCTGGGTCCCGCCTGCCATTTACAAGAGCTCCTGCAGCATCGACGTCACCTTCTTCCCCTTCGATCAACAGAACTGCAAAATGAAATTTGGCTCCTGGACGTACGACAAGGCCAAGATCGACCTGGAGCGGACCGAGAACACGGTGGACCTGAACAACTACTGGGAGAGCGGCGAGTGGGCCATCATCAACGCCGTGGGCACGTACAACACCAAGAAATACGACTGCTGCCACGAGATCTACCCGGACATCACCTACTTCTTCATCATCCGAAGGCTCCCCTTGTTCTACACCATCAACCTCATCATCCCCTGCCTGCTGATCTCCTGCCTCACGGTCCTGGTGTTCTACCTCCCCTCCGACTGCGGCGAGAAGATCACCCTGTGCATCTCCGTGCTGCTCTCCCTCacagtcttcctcctcctcatcaccgaGATCATCCCGTCCACGTCGCTCGTCATCCCGCTCATCGGCGAGTACCTCCTCTTCACTATGATCTTCGTGACCCTCTCCATCGTCATCACCGTCTTCATGCTCAACGTGCACCACCGCTCGCCCAGCACTCACCGGATGCCCCGCTGGGTCCACTCGGTGTTCCTGAACCTGATCCCGCGCTGGCTGTTCATGCGGCGGCCCGCGCCGGacgaccgccgccgccgcaggcTGCTGCTCTCGCAGCAGGAGGCGGCGCGGGCGCGCCGGCGGGGCCGGATCGGCGGATACGACGCCGGCAACTGCCTCAGCACCTCGGCGACCTGGTCGGGAGACGGCGCCGCGTCCGAGGACCACGACGGGAGCCCTTATGAGGATTTAGAGTTGGGAACGCTGACGTCGTACTTCTCCTTTCGGCCTCCTTCGCCCAGACCTCCAGGGACGACCCCGCCCCCACAGCAGAAACACCCACAGAGCGGCCAGAAGCAACAGGACGGGCCCGCAGGGACAAAGAGACTTCTCACAGGGGCCAGAGTCAAACCCACTCAGAGGCCCGCCGCGGCAGACCCGACATTCCTGCTTTCACCGAGTGTTCTACGCGCTCTGGAAGGCGTGCACTACATTGCAGAGCATCTGAGGGCGGAGGATGCCAACTTCAGC GTGAAAGAGGATTGGAAGTATGTCGCCATGGTGATTGACCGCATCTTCCTGTGGATGTTCATTATCGTGTGCCTGCTTGGGACCATCGGCCTCTTCCTACCGCCGTGGCTAGCTGGCATGATCTAG
- the si:ch211-142k18.1 gene encoding uncharacterized protein si:ch211-142k18.1, translating into MPCGWMPFVLAWVSMATPTFCQSGDWGSGFDIYSSIIATNDTSQAAGDEPVRIGHDRDRAASAALPPSLTPTPQYDPRPDECSVHFSTSAASPRRLKAQEEELAYLQVIQRGNKAVLENLEAFVGAELGDQSYEDVIKENIVGIADDHGSLHGEVEKAEEDMKKQLEGEAPMQKIREESSSFEEMMRAAADIANRLEISSKALHASFTRQPKGLAKMHR; encoded by the exons ATGCCGTGTGGTTGGATGCCCTTCGTCTTGGCCTGGGTATCCATGGCAACCCCTACCTTCTGCCAAAGCGGCGATTGGGGTTCGGGCTTTGACATCTACTCGTCGATAATCGCCACCAACGACACGTCTCAGGCGGCTGGCGATGAGCCGGTGAGGATAGGGCACGATCGGGACCGGGCCGCATCGGCAGCTCTCCCGCCATCACTTACGCCGACGCCGCAGTACGACCCCCGACCCGACGAGTGCTCGGTCCACTTCAGCACGAGCGCCGCTTCCCCCAGGAGGCTGAAGGcccaggaagaggagctggCCTATCTGCAGGTCATCCAGCGCGGGAACAAGGCGGTGTTGGAGAACTTGGAGGCGTTCGTGGGGGCCGAGTTGGGAGATCAGAGCTACGAAGATGTGATTAAGGAAAACATCGTTGGCATCGCGGACGACCACGGGAGTTTACacggagaggtggagaaagctgaggaggacatgaaaaAGCAGCTGGAAGGGGAGGCGCCGATGCAGAA AATCAGAGAAGAGTCGTCGTCCTTTGAAGAGATGATGCGGGCGGCCGCGGACATCGCCAACAGGCTGGAGATCTCGTCGAAGGCCCTGCACGCTTCGTTCACCAGGCAGCCCAAAGGCCTGGCCAAGATGCATCGCTAA
- the chrna2b gene encoding neuronal acetylcholine receptor subunit alpha-2 isoform X1 — MGHDHLFSARTAALYLLLLCGSGLCYEKTHSHAEDELFKTLFAGYNKWSRPVPNISDVVIVKFGLSIAQLIDVDEKNQMMTTNVWLKQEWNDYKLRWKPSDYDNVTSIRVPSELIWVPDIVLYNNADGEFAVTHMTKAHLFHTGKVRWVPPAIYKSSCSIDVTFFPFDQQNCKMKFGSWTYDKAKIDLERTENTVDLNNYWESGEWAIINAVGTYNTKKYDCCHEIYPDITYFFIIRRLPLFYTINLIIPCLLISCLTVLVFYLPSDCGEKITLCISVLLSLTVFLLLITEIIPSTSLVIPLIGEYLLFTMIFVTLSIVITVFMLNVHHRSPSTHRMPRWVHSVFLNLIPRWLFMRRPAPDDRRRRRLLLSQQEAARARRRGRIGGYDAGNCLSTSATWSGDGAASEDHDGSPYEDLELGTLTSYFSFRPPSPRPPGTTPPPQQKHPQSGQKQQDGPAGTKRLLTGARVKPTQRPAAADPTFLLSPSVLRALEGVHYIAEHLRAEDANFSVSITEIKPLLVSEQHVKDTRPLYHLAWSNVSMYCVSKTHFVRALIQIS; from the exons ATGGGACACGACCACCTGTTCTCTGCGAGGACGGCTGCTCTCTACCTGCTGCTCTTGTGCGGGTCAG GTCTTTGTTACGAGAAGACCCACTCGCACGCCGAGGATGAGCTCTTCAAGACGCTGTTCGCTGGTTACAACAAGTGGTCCAGACCCGTGCCCAACATCTCCGACGTCGTCATTGTCAAGTTTGGACTGTCCATCGCACAACTCATCGATGTG GATGAGAAGAACCAAATGATGACAACCAACGTTTGGCTTAAACAG GAGTGGAACGACTACAAACTACGCTGGAAACCGTCCGACTATGACAACGTGACGTCCATCAGAGTGCCCTCAGAGCTCATATGGGTCCCAGACATTGTCCTCTACAACAA CGCTGATGGAGAGTTCGCCgtgacccacatgaccaaagCCCACCTCTTCCACACGGGTAAAGTCCGCTGGGTCCCGCCTGCCATTTACAAGAGCTCCTGCAGCATCGACGTCACCTTCTTCCCCTTCGATCAACAGAACTGCAAAATGAAATTTGGCTCCTGGACGTACGACAAGGCCAAGATCGACCTGGAGCGGACCGAGAACACGGTGGACCTGAACAACTACTGGGAGAGCGGCGAGTGGGCCATCATCAACGCCGTGGGCACGTACAACACCAAGAAATACGACTGCTGCCACGAGATCTACCCGGACATCACCTACTTCTTCATCATCCGAAGGCTCCCCTTGTTCTACACCATCAACCTCATCATCCCCTGCCTGCTGATCTCCTGCCTCACGGTCCTGGTGTTCTACCTCCCCTCCGACTGCGGCGAGAAGATCACCCTGTGCATCTCCGTGCTGCTCTCCCTCacagtcttcctcctcctcatcaccgaGATCATCCCGTCCACGTCGCTCGTCATCCCGCTCATCGGCGAGTACCTCCTCTTCACTATGATCTTCGTGACCCTCTCCATCGTCATCACCGTCTTCATGCTCAACGTGCACCACCGCTCGCCCAGCACTCACCGGATGCCCCGCTGGGTCCACTCGGTGTTCCTGAACCTGATCCCGCGCTGGCTGTTCATGCGGCGGCCCGCGCCGGacgaccgccgccgccgcaggcTGCTGCTCTCGCAGCAGGAGGCGGCGCGGGCGCGCCGGCGGGGCCGGATCGGCGGATACGACGCCGGCAACTGCCTCAGCACCTCGGCGACCTGGTCGGGAGACGGCGCCGCGTCCGAGGACCACGACGGGAGCCCTTATGAGGATTTAGAGTTGGGAACGCTGACGTCGTACTTCTCCTTTCGGCCTCCTTCGCCCAGACCTCCAGGGACGACCCCGCCCCCACAGCAGAAACACCCACAGAGCGGCCAGAAGCAACAGGACGGGCCCGCAGGGACAAAGAGACTTCTCACAGGGGCCAGAGTCAAACCCACTCAGAGGCCCGCCGCGGCAGACCCGACATTCCTGCTTTCACCGAGTGTTCTACGCGCTCTGGAAGGCGTGCACTACATTGCAGAGCATCTGAGGGCGGAGGATGCCAACTTCAGCGTGAGTATCACTGAAATAAAACCTCTTCTGGTATCAGAACAACACGTAAAAGACACCCGTCCTTTGTATCACCTAGCATGGAGTAATGTGTCAATGTACTGTGTGTCTAAGACGCACTTTGTTAGAGCACTTATACAAATATCATAG